A genome region from Pseudomonas sp. S06B 330 includes the following:
- a CDS encoding LPS-assembly lipoprotein LptE, which yields MIKRNLLVMGLAVMLSACGFQLRGTGTTEMAIKELDVSARNAYGETVTQLRRALQTSGVNVHTGAPYRLVLTNEAESQRAATYAGGSGSAEYELTTVLSYSINGLNDTNLLNDKLEVRKVYVYDGNNITGADQDSTQTREEMRRELVQNMLVRLQLLTPSQLDQLQVEADARAKAEADALEAARRAQDETPQQSPLQLPAN from the coding sequence ATGATCAAACGCAATCTGCTGGTAATGGGCCTGGCCGTGATGCTCAGCGCCTGCGGTTTCCAGCTGCGTGGTACCGGCACCACTGAAATGGCCATCAAAGAACTGGACGTCAGCGCGCGCAACGCCTACGGCGAAACCGTGACCCAGCTGCGTCGAGCCCTGCAAACCAGCGGCGTCAACGTTCACACCGGCGCACCCTACCGTCTGGTGCTGACCAACGAAGCAGAATCCCAGCGTGCAGCCACCTATGCTGGCGGTTCGGGCAGTGCTGAGTACGAACTGACCACGGTGCTGAGCTACAGCATCAATGGCCTGAACGACACCAACCTGCTCAACGACAAGCTCGAAGTGCGCAAAGTCTACGTGTACGACGGCAACAACATCACCGGCGCCGACCAGGACTCCACCCAGACCCGCGAAGAAATGCGTCGCGAGCTGGTACAGAACATGCTGGTACGCCTGCAACTGCTGACCCCAAGCCAGCTCGACCAGCTGCAGGTAGAAGCCGATGCCCGCGCCAAGGCCGAAGCCGATGCTCTGGAAGCGGCCCGCCGCGCCCAGGACGAGACGCCTCAGCAGTCGCCCCTGCAACTGCCCGCCAACTGA
- the holA gene encoding DNA polymerase III subunit delta, with the protein MKLAPAQLNKHLQGSLAPVYVISGDDPLLCQEAADAVRAAARQQGFDERQVFSADANFDWGTLLQAGASLSLFAQRRLLELRLPSGKPGDKGAAALIEYCSRPAEDTLLLISLPKLDGSAQKTKWGKALIEGQQVQFIQIWPVDTQQLPQWINQRLAQAGLSAQRDAVDLIAARVEGNLLAAAQEIEKLKLLAEGNQITVETVQAAVADSARFDVFGLVDAILNGEAAHALRMLEGLRGEGVEPPVILWALARELRLLASLAQQYSQGVPLDKAFSQARPPVWDKRKPLMSKALQRHSAQRWSQLLQDAQRIDAQIKGQAQGSPWTSLARLSLLMAGQRLALPAE; encoded by the coding sequence ATGAAACTCGCCCCCGCCCAGCTCAACAAGCACCTGCAAGGCAGCCTCGCTCCAGTCTATGTGATCAGTGGCGATGATCCGCTGCTGTGCCAGGAAGCCGCCGACGCCGTACGTGCCGCTGCCCGCCAGCAAGGTTTTGACGAACGCCAGGTGTTCAGTGCCGACGCCAACTTCGACTGGGGTACCCTGCTCCAGGCCGGTGCCAGCCTGTCATTGTTCGCCCAGCGGCGCCTGCTGGAACTGCGCCTGCCTTCTGGCAAGCCCGGTGATAAAGGTGCTGCGGCACTGATCGAATACTGCTCGCGCCCCGCTGAGGACACCCTGCTGCTGATCAGCCTGCCCAAGCTTGACGGCAGTGCGCAGAAGACCAAGTGGGGCAAAGCACTCATTGAGGGGCAACAGGTCCAGTTCATCCAGATCTGGCCGGTCGACACCCAACAACTGCCACAGTGGATCAATCAGCGCTTGGCTCAGGCCGGGCTATCGGCTCAGCGCGACGCCGTCGACCTGATTGCCGCGCGCGTCGAAGGCAATTTGCTGGCCGCCGCCCAGGAGATCGAGAAGCTCAAGCTATTGGCTGAAGGCAATCAGATCACTGTCGAAACCGTGCAAGCGGCGGTGGCCGACAGTGCGCGTTTCGATGTCTTCGGCCTGGTCGATGCCATTCTCAATGGTGAGGCTGCGCATGCCCTGCGTATGCTCGAAGGGCTGCGCGGCGAAGGCGTTGAACCACCGGTAATTCTCTGGGCCCTGGCCCGGGAATTGCGCCTGTTGGCGAGCCTTGCTCAGCAGTACAGCCAGGGCGTGCCGTTGGACAAGGCCTTCAGCCAGGCGCGCCCACCGGTCTGGGATAAGCGCAAACCCTTGATGAGTAAAGCCTTGCAGCGCCATTCAGCACAGCGCTGGAGCCAGTTGTTACAAGATGCTCAGCGCATTGATGCGCAAATCAAGGGTCAGGCACAGGGCTCGCCCTGGACCAGCCTGGCGCGCTTATCATTGTTGATGGCGGGACAGCGCCTAGCCTTGCCAGCAGAGTGA
- a CDS encoding YdcF family protein, producing the protein MPIRYFIKQLLLPPGVLFLLLIAAWWLRRSWPRLSALCFVLGLGGLWAMSLPIVVERSARVLETEPALSHEQWARLSEQADAIVVLGAGRERGDPAWDFVDQPTGVAMERLRYAAQLAKASGLPLLISGGLHYGTPPSEAQLMADALQRDLGVSVRWKEERSRTTWENAQMSAEMLLPLGIKRVVVVTQAWHMQRSRWSFERAGFAVVPAPVGFLGRDHARPFGGWLPESKAIWQSGQLLNEAIGLLGYRLFY; encoded by the coding sequence GTGCCAATTCGTTATTTCATCAAACAATTGCTTCTGCCACCTGGCGTACTCTTCCTGCTGTTGATTGCGGCCTGGTGGCTTCGCCGTTCCTGGCCGCGACTGTCAGCCCTGTGTTTTGTCCTGGGCCTGGGTGGCTTGTGGGCGATGAGTCTGCCGATCGTCGTCGAGCGCTCAGCGCGTGTGCTGGAAACCGAGCCTGCCCTGAGTCATGAACAATGGGCGCGCCTGTCCGAGCAGGCAGACGCCATTGTGGTGCTGGGGGCTGGGCGTGAGCGCGGCGATCCGGCCTGGGATTTCGTTGATCAGCCCACGGGTGTTGCCATGGAGCGCCTGCGTTACGCCGCGCAACTGGCCAAGGCCTCAGGCTTGCCGTTGTTAATCAGCGGTGGCTTGCACTACGGCACGCCGCCCAGCGAGGCACAGTTGATGGCCGATGCGCTGCAGCGTGACCTGGGCGTGAGTGTGCGTTGGAAGGAAGAGCGCAGCCGTACCACCTGGGAGAATGCCCAGATGAGCGCCGAGATGCTGTTGCCTCTGGGTATCAAACGGGTGGTCGTGGTGACTCAAGCCTGGCACATGCAGCGCTCACGCTGGAGCTTCGAGCGCGCAGGATTTGCTGTGGTGCCAGCACCAGTGGGCTTTCTCGGCCGCGATCACGCGCGCCCGTTTGGCGGCTGGCTGCCGGAAAGCAAGGCGATCTGGCAGAGCGGCCAATTGCTCAATGAGGCAATTGGCCTGCTCGGTTACCGGCTCTTCTACTAA
- the arfA gene encoding alternative ribosome rescue factor ArfA — protein sequence MSKKPAKPGPNKAKSIIAQPLFRSRQERAGKGKGSYRREAFQSRDWEASYFLAA from the coding sequence ATGAGCAAAAAACCCGCAAAGCCCGGGCCCAACAAGGCCAAATCAATCATCGCCCAACCCCTGTTCCGCAGCCGCCAGGAACGAGCCGGCAAAGGCAAAGGCAGCTACCGCCGCGAAGCCTTCCAATCGAGAGATTGGGAGGCTTCTTACTTTTTGGCAGCATAA
- a CDS encoding lytic murein transglycosylase, producing MPLCLSHRWQPRQLIAASSLILLVACAEKPTAADALPLAPAQPAPVVTVPNPAIDTSTEIQPLQTFAQWQASFRQQALQAGINASLFDRAFLGVTPDMDVIKADRSQPEFTRPVWEYLDGALSPLRVRNGKALLEKHAELLGQIEQRYGVDRNVLVSVWGMESNFGQFQGSKSVIRSLATLAYEGRRPQFAQDQLIAALQILQNGDIQPEAMRGSWAGAMGQTQFIPTTYNTHAVDFDGDGRRDIWNSSADALASTAHYLQSSGWKRGQPWGFEVQVPGGFDYWIADGAQRKTVAEWMQLGLKLPAGVRLPAGSEQLSAALLLPAGYRGPAFLVLDNFRAILRYNNSSSYALAVGLLGQRFDGSGYIAGGWPKDDLPLSRSERVELQTLLSAKNYDAGTADGIIGANTRKAIRTAQQALGWPADGYPTHKLLDSLRQP from the coding sequence ATGCCCCTTTGTCTTTCCCATCGCTGGCAACCTCGCCAGCTGATCGCTGCCTCCAGCCTCATCTTGCTTGTCGCCTGTGCGGAAAAACCCACCGCCGCCGATGCGTTGCCGCTGGCACCTGCCCAGCCTGCTCCGGTCGTGACCGTGCCAAATCCGGCGATCGACACCAGCACTGAAATTCAACCGTTACAAACCTTTGCGCAGTGGCAAGCGAGCTTCCGTCAGCAAGCCTTGCAAGCCGGCATCAATGCCAGCCTCTTTGACCGCGCCTTCCTCGGAGTCACGCCCGACATGGATGTGATCAAGGCTGACCGTAGCCAGCCAGAATTCACCCGGCCAGTCTGGGAATACCTCGACGGCGCACTGTCACCACTGCGCGTGCGCAACGGTAAAGCACTGCTGGAAAAACATGCCGAGCTGTTGGGCCAGATCGAACAACGCTACGGCGTCGACCGCAATGTGCTGGTCTCGGTCTGGGGCATGGAAAGCAACTTTGGCCAGTTCCAGGGCAGCAAATCCGTGATCCGTTCGCTGGCAACCTTGGCCTATGAAGGTCGGCGCCCACAGTTCGCCCAAGACCAACTGATCGCGGCCCTGCAGATTCTGCAGAACGGCGACATCCAGCCGGAGGCCATGCGCGGCTCTTGGGCCGGCGCTATGGGCCAGACTCAGTTCATCCCGACCACCTATAACACCCATGCGGTGGACTTCGACGGCGACGGCCGCCGGGATATCTGGAACAGCTCTGCCGATGCCCTGGCCTCCACCGCCCATTACCTGCAAAGCTCGGGCTGGAAACGCGGTCAACCCTGGGGCTTCGAAGTCCAAGTACCTGGCGGCTTCGACTACTGGATCGCCGACGGCGCGCAGCGCAAGACTGTCGCCGAATGGATGCAGTTGGGCCTGAAGCTACCGGCCGGAGTACGCCTGCCAGCCGGTAGTGAGCAGCTTTCTGCTGCCCTGTTGCTGCCCGCCGGTTATCGCGGTCCAGCGTTCCTGGTGCTGGATAACTTCCGCGCGATCCTCAGGTACAACAACTCGTCGTCCTATGCCCTGGCCGTCGGCCTGCTCGGTCAGCGTTTCGATGGCTCGGGCTACATTGCTGGCGGCTGGCCAAAAGACGATCTGCCCCTGAGTCGCAGCGAGCGCGTCGAGCTGCAGACACTGCTCAGTGCCAAAAACTACGACGCGGGCACCGCCGATGGCATTATCGGCGCCAACACCCGCAAGGCCATCCGTACTGCGCAGCAAGCGTTGGGGTGGCCGGCAGATGGCTATCCAACCCATAAGCTGCTGGACAGCCTGCGTCAGCCATAA
- the leuS gene encoding leucine--tRNA ligase, with protein sequence MHELYQPREIEAAAQTYWDERKSFEVSEQPGKESYYCLSMFPYPSGKLHMGHVRNYTIGDVIARYQRMQGKNVLQPMGWDAFGMPAENAAMKNNVAPAKWTYENIDYMKTQLKSLGLAFDWSREVTTCKPDYYRWEQWLFTRLFEKGVIYRKNGTVNWDPADQTVLANEQVIDGRGWRSGALIEKREIPMYYFKITDYADELLESLDELPGWPEQVKTMQRNWIGKSRGMEVQFPYDQASIGHAGALKVFTTRPDTLMGATYVAVAAEHPLATQAAQGNPELQAFIDECKSGSVAEADVATQEKKGLATSLFVEHPLTGEKLPVWVANYVLMHYGDGAVMAVPAHDERDFEFAKKYNLPFKAVIRTSLGDQVAAEWDAACGEHGVLINSGEFDGLDFPGAFDALEVALIKKDLGKSRTQFRLRDWGISRQRYWGCPIPIIHCPSCGDVPVPEDQLPVILPEDVVPDGAGSPLARMPEFYECTCPKCGTAAKRETDTMDTFVESSWYFARYASPNYEGGMVDPKAANHWLPVDQYIGGIEHAILHLLYARFFHKLMRDEGLVTSNEPFKNLLTQGMVVADTYYRVASNGGKDWFNPADVEVERDAKAKIIGARLKTDGLPVEIGGTEKMSKSKNNGVDPQAMIDAYGADTCRLFMMFASPPDMSLEWSDSGVEGANRFLRRVWRLAQAHVTQGLPGKLDIAALDDAQKVIRRAIHAAIKQASTDVGQHHKFNTAIAQVMTLMNVLEKAPQASEQDRALLHEGLETVALLLAPITPHISHELWQRLGHQDAVIDAGWPVLDESALVQDSIVLVIQVNGKLRGQIEMPASASREEVEAAARTNENVLRFTEGLSIRKVIVVPGKLVNIVAN encoded by the coding sequence ATGCACGAACTCTATCAGCCCCGCGAAATCGAAGCCGCCGCCCAGACCTACTGGGACGAGCGAAAGTCTTTTGAAGTCAGTGAACAGCCAGGCAAAGAATCCTACTATTGCCTATCGATGTTCCCGTACCCGAGCGGCAAGCTACACATGGGCCACGTGCGCAACTACACCATTGGTGACGTGATCGCACGTTACCAGCGCATGCAGGGCAAGAATGTCCTGCAGCCAATGGGTTGGGATGCCTTCGGTATGCCGGCAGAAAACGCCGCGATGAAAAACAACGTCGCGCCGGCCAAGTGGACCTACGAAAACATCGATTACATGAAGACCCAGCTCAAGAGCCTGGGCCTGGCCTTCGACTGGTCGCGTGAAGTCACCACCTGCAAGCCGGATTACTACCGCTGGGAACAATGGCTGTTCACTCGCCTGTTCGAAAAAGGTGTGATTTACCGTAAAAACGGTACCGTGAACTGGGACCCGGCCGACCAGACCGTACTGGCTAACGAGCAGGTCATTGACGGCCGTGGCTGGCGTTCGGGCGCGCTGATCGAGAAGCGCGAAATCCCGATGTACTACTTCAAGATCACCGACTATGCCGACGAGCTGCTGGAAAGCCTCGACGAGCTGCCGGGCTGGCCTGAACAGGTCAAGACCATGCAGCGCAACTGGATCGGCAAGTCCCGTGGCATGGAAGTCCAGTTCCCCTACGATCAGGCCAGCATTGGCCACGCCGGGGCACTGAAAGTCTTCACCACCCGTCCGGACACCCTGATGGGCGCCACCTATGTGGCCGTTGCCGCCGAGCATCCGCTGGCCACTCAAGCCGCTCAGGGTAACCCCGAGCTGCAAGCGTTCATCGATGAATGCAAGAGCGGCAGCGTCGCCGAAGCCGACGTCGCCACCCAAGAGAAGAAAGGCCTGGCCACTTCGCTGTTCGTCGAACACCCGCTGACCGGCGAAAAACTGCCGGTATGGGTCGCCAACTATGTGCTGATGCACTACGGCGATGGCGCGGTAATGGCCGTGCCGGCCCACGACGAGCGCGATTTCGAGTTCGCGAAAAAGTACAACCTGCCGTTCAAGGCCGTGATTCGCACCAGCCTTGGCGACCAAGTGGCTGCCGAATGGGATGCTGCTTGCGGCGAACACGGCGTGCTGATCAACTCCGGTGAGTTCGACGGCCTGGATTTCCCAGGTGCTTTCGATGCCCTCGAAGTGGCCCTGATCAAGAAAGACCTCGGCAAGTCGCGCACTCAGTTCCGTCTGCGCGACTGGGGTATCAGCCGTCAGCGTTACTGGGGCTGCCCGATCCCGATCATCCACTGCCCATCCTGTGGCGATGTGCCGGTCCCTGAAGACCAATTGCCCGTCATCCTGCCAGAAGACGTGGTACCCGATGGCGCCGGTTCGCCACTGGCGCGCATGCCAGAGTTCTACGAATGCACCTGCCCGAAATGCGGCACAGCGGCCAAGCGCGAAACCGACACCATGGACACCTTCGTTGAGTCGTCCTGGTATTTCGCCCGCTACGCCTCGCCGAACTACGAGGGTGGCATGGTCGATCCGAAGGCTGCCAACCACTGGCTGCCGGTAGATCAGTACATCGGTGGCATCGAACACGCCATCCTGCATTTGCTCTACGCACGCTTCTTCCACAAGCTGATGCGTGACGAAGGTCTGGTCACCTCCAACGAGCCGTTCAAGAACCTGCTGACCCAGGGCATGGTCGTTGCCGACACCTACTACCGCGTTGCCAGCAACGGCGGCAAGGACTGGTTCAACCCAGCCGACGTAGAAGTCGAACGCGACGCCAAGGCCAAGATCATCGGCGCCCGCCTGAAAACCGACGGCCTGCCGGTCGAGATCGGCGGCACCGAGAAGATGTCCAAGTCCAAGAACAACGGCGTTGACCCACAGGCAATGATTGATGCCTACGGCGCCGACACCTGCCGCCTGTTCATGATGTTCGCCTCGCCGCCCGACATGAGCCTGGAATGGTCCGACTCCGGTGTTGAAGGCGCCAACCGCTTCCTGCGTCGCGTCTGGCGCCTGGCCCAGGCCCATGTGACTCAGGGTCTGCCGGGCAAACTGGACATTGCCGCCCTGGACGACGCCCAGAAAGTGATCCGTCGCGCCATTCACGCGGCGATCAAACAGGCCAGCACCGATGTCGGCCAGCACCACAAGTTCAACACCGCCATCGCCCAGGTGATGACCCTGATGAACGTGCTGGAAAAAGCTCCGCAAGCCAGCGAACAGGATCGCGCCCTGCTGCACGAAGGCCTGGAAACCGTCGCCCTGCTGCTGGCGCCGATCACCCCGCACATCAGCCATGAGCTGTGGCAGCGCCTGGGTCACCAGGATGCAGTGATCGATGCCGGTTGGCCTGTACTGGACGAAAGCGCCCTGGTTCAGGACAGCATCGTTCTGGTCATCCAGGTTAATGGCAAGCTGCGCGGACAGATCGAAATGCCGGCCAGCGCCAGCCGCGAAGAAGTCGAAGCCGCCGCTCGCACTAACGAGAACGTACTGCGCTTCACCGAAGGCCTGAGCATCCGCAAGGTCATCGTGGTGCCGGGCAAGCTGGTCAACATCGTCGCCAACTGA
- a CDS encoding S66 peptidase family protein, with the protein MNLPCDHQPSLYADSSKLPKALPDNGRIAIIAPAGPAQLDTLTAIKWFEARGYLCRIYPGVTEAEGYLAGSDARRLADLHAAFAATDVDAIICLRGGYGSMRLLEGLDYALLRSNPKPLVGYSDITALHNAIARHAGFVTFHGAMLKSELLANKQEPSVSSLFEQLSGRLKSGDSFQHPARYPLSTIVSGAASGRLMGGNLAMLCATLCTSAELNCRDGILFIEDVNEPLYRIDRLLTQLRLAGRFDGLRGVLVGDFAGLKVEALRPLLQATFEPLQIPVLAGWRSGHCDPNLTLPLGAQVHLDADQHCLRLQQDLFAQ; encoded by the coding sequence ATGAACCTTCCCTGCGATCATCAACCCAGTCTGTACGCAGACAGCTCGAAACTGCCCAAGGCACTGCCTGACAACGGTCGTATCGCCATCATCGCCCCAGCTGGGCCTGCCCAGCTTGATACGCTCACGGCCATTAAGTGGTTTGAAGCACGTGGCTACCTGTGCCGGATCTATCCCGGGGTCACCGAAGCCGAGGGCTATTTGGCCGGAAGTGATGCGCGGCGCCTGGCGGACCTGCATGCGGCGTTCGCGGCGACCGATGTCGACGCCATCATCTGTCTTCGCGGTGGCTACGGCAGCATGCGTCTGCTGGAAGGGCTCGACTATGCGCTGCTGCGCAGTAATCCCAAACCATTGGTGGGCTACAGCGATATCACGGCGCTGCACAATGCGATTGCCCGGCATGCCGGTTTCGTGACCTTCCATGGCGCGATGCTCAAGTCGGAGTTGCTGGCAAACAAGCAGGAGCCAAGTGTGTCTTCGCTCTTCGAGCAGCTCAGCGGGCGGTTGAAGTCTGGTGACAGCTTCCAGCACCCAGCCAGATACCCGCTGAGCACAATCGTTTCTGGCGCTGCGTCAGGGCGGCTGATGGGCGGCAATCTGGCGATGCTCTGTGCAACCTTATGTACGTCAGCAGAACTCAACTGCCGCGATGGCATTCTGTTTATCGAGGATGTTAACGAGCCGCTGTACCGCATCGACCGGTTGTTGACCCAGTTGCGTCTGGCTGGCAGGTTTGACGGGCTGCGCGGTGTGCTGGTAGGGGACTTTGCCGGATTGAAGGTAGAGGCGCTGAGGCCGTTGTTGCAGGCAACATTCGAACCCTTGCAAATACCGGTGCTGGCCGGTTGGCGCAGTGGCCATTGCGATCCCAATCTCACCTTGCCGTTGGGTGCGCAGGTTCATCTGGATGCTGATCAGCATTGCCTGCGATTGCAGCAGGATCTCTTCGCACAATAA
- the lipB gene encoding lipoyl(octanoyl) transferase LipB, whose amino-acid sequence MPTSLGFRDLGLLPYEPVLEAMRRFTDQRGPQTGDEVWLVEHPAVFTQGQAGKAEHLLVPGDIPVVQTDRGGQVTYHGPGQLVAYLLLDVRRLGFGVRDLVSRIERCLIELLASYDVEAAAKPDAPGVYVDGAKIASLGLRIRNGCSFHGLALNVDMDLAPFRRINPCGYAGLAMTQLRDQAGSIELSEVRARLRGQLVKHLDYAEQTTLTGGIF is encoded by the coding sequence ATGCCGACAAGCCTCGGCTTTCGCGATCTGGGATTGTTGCCCTACGAGCCAGTACTTGAGGCCATGCGCCGGTTTACCGACCAGCGCGGCCCGCAAACCGGCGACGAGGTCTGGCTGGTTGAGCACCCTGCGGTGTTCACCCAGGGCCAGGCGGGCAAGGCCGAGCACCTGCTGGTGCCAGGCGATATTCCGGTGGTGCAGACTGACCGGGGCGGCCAGGTGACCTATCACGGTCCCGGCCAACTGGTGGCTTACTTGTTGTTGGATGTTCGCCGGCTTGGATTTGGCGTGCGTGATCTGGTGTCCCGGATCGAGCGTTGCCTGATCGAGTTGCTGGCCAGTTATGACGTCGAGGCAGCGGCTAAGCCGGATGCGCCTGGCGTGTATGTCGACGGGGCGAAAATTGCCTCCCTCGGCTTGCGGATTCGCAATGGCTGTTCGTTCCATGGCCTTGCCTTGAACGTGGATATGGACCTTGCGCCATTCCGCCGGATTAACCCCTGCGGGTATGCGGGGCTGGCTATGACCCAGCTGCGCGATCAGGCAGGCTCGATCGAACTCTCTGAGGTAAGGGCAAGGCTGCGCGGGCAGCTGGTCAAGCACCTCGACTATGCTGAGCAGACGACCCTTACGGGCGGAATATTCTGA
- the lipA gene encoding lipoyl synthase produces the protein MTTVVQEPVQSVTPAPRPKVEAGVKLRGAEKVARIPVKIIPTDELPKKPDWIRVRIPVSPEVDRIKQLLRKHKLHSVCEEASCPNLGECFSGGTATFMIMGDICTRRCPFCDVGHGRPKPLDVDEPKNLAVAIADLRLKYVVITSVDRDDLRDGGAQHFADCIREIRALSPGVQLETLVPDYRGRMDVALAITAETPPDVFNHNLETVPRLYKAARPGSDYQWSLTLLQKFKELVPHVPTKSGLMLGLGETDEEVIEVMHRMREHNIDMLTLGQYLQPSRSHLPVQRFVHPDTFAWFAEEGYKMGFKNVASGPLVRSSYHADQQAHEAKIKL, from the coding sequence ATGACTACTGTTGTGCAAGAACCAGTGCAAAGTGTGACACCAGCACCACGGCCCAAGGTCGAGGCGGGTGTCAAACTGCGTGGCGCGGAAAAAGTCGCGCGTATCCCGGTAAAGATCATCCCCACCGACGAGCTGCCGAAAAAACCTGACTGGATCCGCGTGCGTATCCCGGTTTCGCCGGAAGTCGACCGTATCAAGCAACTGCTGCGCAAGCACAAGCTGCACAGCGTGTGTGAAGAGGCCTCCTGCCCGAACCTGGGCGAGTGCTTCTCCGGTGGTACCGCGACCTTCATGATCATGGGTGACATCTGCACCCGTCGTTGCCCGTTCTGCGACGTGGGTCACGGTCGTCCGAAGCCTCTGGACGTCGACGAGCCGAAGAACCTCGCGGTGGCCATCGCTGACCTGCGCCTTAAGTACGTGGTCATCACCTCGGTGGACCGCGACGACCTGCGCGACGGTGGTGCCCAGCACTTTGCTGACTGCATCCGTGAGATCCGCGCGCTGTCGCCGGGTGTCCAACTGGAAACCCTGGTGCCTGACTACCGTGGGCGGATGGACGTGGCGTTGGCCATCACCGCCGAAACCCCGCCGGATGTGTTCAACCACAACCTTGAAACCGTCCCGCGCCTGTACAAGGCCGCGCGTCCGGGTTCTGACTATCAGTGGTCGCTGACCCTGCTGCAGAAGTTCAAGGAACTGGTGCCGCACGTACCGACCAAGTCTGGCTTGATGCTGGGTCTGGGCGAGACCGACGAAGAAGTGATCGAAGTGATGCACCGCATGCGCGAGCACAACATCGATATGCTGACCCTGGGGCAGTACCTGCAGCCGTCGCGCAGCCACTTGCCGGTGCAGCGCTTCGTGCACCCGGACACCTTCGCCTGGTTCGCCGAAGAAGGTTATAAGATGGGCTTCAAGAACGTCGCGTCCGGCCCTCTGGTACGTTCTTCGTACCATGCTGACCAGCAGGCGCACGAGGCCAAGATCAAGCTCTGA
- a CDS encoding DUF493 domain-containing protein encodes MTEADKSHKIEFPCADYPIKVIGDTVVHFKDMVIEILKKYAEVDLATLAERQSKEGKYTTVQLHIVATGEEQLHNINSALRATGIVKMVL; translated from the coding sequence ATGACCGAAGCTGATAAGTCGCACAAAATCGAATTCCCTTGCGCGGATTACCCGATCAAGGTGATCGGTGACACCGTGGTCCACTTCAAGGACATGGTGATCGAAATCCTCAAGAAATATGCCGAGGTCGACCTCGCCACCCTGGCTGAACGCCAGAGCAAGGAAGGCAAGTACACCACTGTGCAACTGCACATCGTCGCCACTGGCGAAGAGCAGCTGCACAATATCAACAGTGCCCTGCGTGCCACCGGCATCGTAAAAATGGTGCTGTGA